The segment TTATCACAACTTTATACACACAACAAAAATTTATTTTCCCTTGTTCTATATACAACTCCCGTCTTATCCCCACTATCCACACCCCTTATTAGTATTACTGTTATTTATATATTTATATTATATGAAGATAATAAGTCTACAAAAAAATCTTAAATCAAGTGTTTACGCTGTTAGTCATATAGCACAAAAAAATACTAACCTACCCATACTAAATAATATTTTAATTTCTGCAAAAGATGGTGTTATAAGTTTAATAACTACTAATCTAGAAATTGGTATTACCAGTGTCTTACGGGGTAAGGTGGAAAAAGAAGGTTCATTTACTGTAGATGCCCGAATCTTATCTGATTATGTTAATTTATTACACAATGAAAAAATTACCATTGAATTAAAAGAAAAAGAACTTGAAATTGAATGCGGAGAAACAAAAACAAAAATAAAGGGTCAGTCATCCGAAGAATTTCCTTTTATCCCAGCTATTGAACGAATTAATCCATATATATTATCAATACAAGATTTTAAAAAAGCTGTTAGTCAGGTTTTATTTTCTGCTGCCCTTGATGAAACTAGAGCGGAGTTATCGGGTGTCTTATTAATTTTAGAAAACAAAAAGATTACTTTTGTCGCCACTGACAGTTATCGACTAGCAGAAAAATCAATTCAAATTAAAAGTGATGTCATTGACGAGAGGCGCTGTATAATCCCCGCACGGACTCTACAGGAGCTTCTAAGAGTGGTTGGGTCTGAAAGTGGAGATGATGACACGCCAAGTGAAATTACTCTCTACGTGTCAGAAAATCAATGTCTATTTACAATTGGAAATACGGAAATAGTTTCTAGATTAATTGATGGACGTTATCCTGATTATCAACAGATAATTCCACAAAAGCACAGCACTAGAATTTTAGTAGATAAACAAGAATTATCACGAGCAGTAAAAGCGGCGGCACTTTTTTCAAAAACCGGGGTTAATGACATTAATCTTGAAGTAGAAGTTGAGAAAAAAAATATAATAATATCTGCTGCCTCAGGACAAACTGGTGAGCATGTTAGTAAAATTCCAGCCATAATAAATGGAGTAGATGTTTCAATAATTTTAAACTCTCGTTATTTACTTGATGTGTTATCTGTATTACAAGATGAAACAGCGACAATTGAATTAATGGACGCAAATACTCCTTGTATAATAAAAGATGGGCAAATAAAGGATTATTTATATATAATCATGCCGATTAGGACATAGGAATACAAAACTATAAAAAAACAAAATACAAAACAAAAAAATAAAAACTCTTGGTTTAAATCAAGGGTTTTTATTATAATGATTAAAAAATTATTCTACGACTTCAAATTAAATGTCAATTTTTGTTCAGAACAGTTGTCTATGTCGTCACAAACTTTAATTGTAATATCATGAAAACCAGTAGAAAAACCATATAGATTTTTTTCTAACCCAAAAGGGTAGGTGGTAATAATTTCTGGTGTTGCGTTATCAATACTATACTCAACTCGACCAATACCACGTGGGGCAGAAGCAAGAATAGAAATTGACAACATTCCATTAGTTATTTCTTGGCCATCAGAAAAATTTTTTATTGAAAAATTTGGTCTGTTTTCAGGTAGGTGAAGATTGTCTTTTTCGGTTGGTGGTTTTTCAATGTTAATTTTATTTTTTATGGCCCAGGCTTGGATTCTACTTTCCCAAAGATCAAATTGTGGGTCATCACTTGGATTTTTTAATTCAGGACCACGTGGGTCATTTTTATTAATATAATATAAAATTGTGTGTGGTTCTTGAAAAGATTTTTCTTCAATAAAATTTGGAGGTGTAAATTCAGTAGCTAATAACCCTGAGGCTTTGTCAATTTTTACTTTAGTTAAGCCAACGTCCACGCCATCTAAAACCGCTTTGCCGGTAATGTCAATTTTAGGAGCGTTAAATGATTCAATATTTTCATTTCCAAGAACACGTCGCATGTATTCATTCCAGATTGGTGCAGCGACAACACTACCATCAGCTCCTGCTTTCATTTCAGTATTATTATTATTTCCAACCCAAACACCAGTAACTAATGATGGTGTGTAACCAATTGTCCAGGCATCACGATTATTATTTGTAGTTCCTGATTTTGCAGCCACTGGTCTATTTCCAAGAGTTAAAAAATTACTTGCTCCAAAAATAAACGAACGTTCATTATTGTCAGATAAAACAA is part of the Candidatus Falkowbacteria bacterium genome and harbors:
- the dnaN gene encoding DNA polymerase III subunit beta; translation: MKIISLQKNLKSSVYAVSHIAQKNTNLPILNNILISAKDGVISLITTNLEIGITSVLRGKVEKEGSFTVDARILSDYVNLLHNEKITIELKEKELEIECGETKTKIKGQSSEEFPFIPAIERINPYILSIQDFKKAVSQVLFSAALDETRAELSGVLLILENKKITFVATDSYRLAEKSIQIKSDVIDERRCIIPARTLQELLRVVGSESGDDDTPSEITLYVSENQCLFTIGNTEIVSRLIDGRYPDYQQIIPQKHSTRILVDKQELSRAVKAAALFSKTGVNDINLEVEVEKKNIIISAASGQTGEHVSKIPAIINGVDVSIILNSRYLLDVLSVLQDETATIELMDANTPCIIKDGQIKDYLYIIMPIRT